Proteins from one Mugil cephalus isolate CIBA_MC_2020 chromosome 15, CIBA_Mcephalus_1.1, whole genome shotgun sequence genomic window:
- the LOC125020853 gene encoding serine rich and transmembrane domain containing 1, protein MSGMDVALLDHNETGISSVDNGTFLRFSPTSSSTSAAASSPGRPGNVYVYVWLFLGLLVFLLTLLIISLHRLKNIISSSSSIPDCSSEGGSSFTNMEICSISSQRSTISTLST, encoded by the coding sequence ATGTCGGGGATGGACGTCGCGTTGTTGGACCACAACGAGACCGGAATCTCCTCAGTCGACAACGGCACTTTCCTCCGCTTCTCCCCGACCTCTTCGTCCACGTCGGCGGCCGCCTCGTCCCCGGGGCGTCCGGGCAACGTGTACGTGTACGTGTGGCTCTTCCTCGGCCTGCTGGTGTTCCTGCTGACGCTGCTCATCATCTCCCTCCACAGGCTGAAGAAcatcatctcctcttcctcctccatccccgACTGCAGCAGCGAGGGGGGGAGCTCCTTCACCAACATGGAGATCTGCAGCATCTCGTCCCAGCGCTCCACCATCTCCACGCTCTCCacctga